The following nucleotide sequence is from Flavimarina sp. Hel_I_48.
TAGCAGATTTTGAAAAGCTGATCACTTCAAAAACGAAGGCGATCATTATTTGTAATCCAGGAAATCCTACGGGATATCTTTACAGCCATGAGGAAATCAAACAACTGGCAGAACTGGTCCTCAAACATGACCTGTTCCTAATTGCAGATGAAGTGTACAGGGAATTTGTCTATGATGGCCTTGCACATCATTCCATCTTAAAAGAGCGCAGTATCGATAACAATGCGATCATGATCGATTCGGTTTCTAAACGTTTTTCCATGTGTGGAGCACGTATAGGTTGCCTGGCCAGCCGCAATAAGGAATTTATGGCCACAGCAATGAAATTTGCCCAGGCACGCTTGAGTCCGCCTACCCTTGCCCAAATCGCAAGTGAGGCTGCGCTTGATACACCGCAGTCTTATTTTGACCAGGTCATTGAAGAATACGTAGATCGTCGTGACACACTGGTCGCCGGTCTTAAAGATATTCCCGGTGTTAAGGTTTCAGTTCCTAAAGGTGCTTTTTACTGTATCGCAGAATTACCCATCAAAGATGCCGAGGATTTTGCCCGCTGGTTGCTTGAAGATTTTGAAAAAGACGGAAAAACGGTAATGGTAGCACCGGCAGCCGGATTTTATTCTACCCCGGGAAGTGGACTCAACCAGGTGCGTATTGCTTATGTCCTTAAAAAAGAAGACCTGGTGGAAGCAATTCATTTGTTGAAAGAAGCTCTGGCATCATACAAGGAACAACATGCAGATAACGCCTGATTTTTCTCTCAAAAACCATAATACGTTTGGTATTGATGCCAAAGCGGAATTTTTTGTTTCGGTACAAACCGTAGAAGAATTGACGCACGCTTTGAATTTACCGGGATATTCCCAGAAGTTTATTTTAGGCGGCGGAAGCAATATGCTGCTCAAAAAAAACATCAAAGGCCTGGTCATCAACCTCAACCTGAAAGGTATTACCGTTGAAGAAGAAGATGAAAATCACGTTTGGCTTCGGGCAGCCGCGGGAGAGAACTGGCATGAATTTGTAATGTATTGCGTGGGCAATAACTATGGTGGTGTTGAAAACCTGGCGCTGATTCCCGGTAACGTGGGTACTTCCCCGGTACAAAATATAGGGGCTTATGGCGTGGAACTTAAGGATAGTTTTGAAAGCTGCGAGGTGGTAGACAGGACTACGCTCGAAACCCGAACACTTTCAAAAGCTGCCTGTAACTTCGGGTATCGGGATTCTATCTTTAAAAACGAAGATAAGGGAAGGTACATCATTACCTCGGTACTTTTTAAACTGACCAAACGCGACCACGAGCTCAGGACTTCGTATGGCGCTATTCAGCAAACGCTTGATGCACTTGGTATTGATGAACCTACACTTGTAGATATCGCCAATGCCGTGATTTATATCAGACAACAAAAACTACCCGATCCTAAAAAAATAGGCAACAGCGGTAGTTTCTTTAAAAATCCCGTGGTTGCCCGCAACTATCTCGGGACCATTCAAAAAAATCATCCGGATGCTCCTTTTTACGAGATGGGCGATGATCTGGTAAAAATCCCCGCTGGCTGGCTTATAGAACGGGCAGGATTTAAAGGAAAACGCTTTGGTCAGGCCGGTGTACATGATCGTCAGGCTTTGGTTCTTGTAAATCATGGCGGCGCGACCGGTGATGAGGTATGGAAGGTTGCCCTTGAGGTTCAACAAGCGGTACAAAAGGAATTTGGCATTCTACTGCAGCCAGAAGTAAATATCATTGAATAAAAGAAACTTTTCAATTTCAATTACGTAGTGGCTTCGGTAAAAATTTTATTCCACTGGCATTTCATAAAATTTATTCATACCCCTACGTTGACACTAATTAAAGAAAACAATGAATGACAGAAAGTAATAAAATGCAAGTCCTATTCTGGAGATATTTTTTCCTTGCGATTGGAATGGTCTTACTTTGCTTAAGTATCTTGAAATTTTACAATCCGGACCGAATTACTGACTGGAATAATCTTATAATTTTTGGGGGGATCGGATTGTTATTAATGGTCTTAAACATAATTTTCTTCGACAAAATTAAAAGCGTCAAAGTAAATCACAACAGAATTATATTTGAAGAAAATGGAGCTCAAAAAGATGTAAACTGGAAAAATGTAGGTAAAATTGGCAGAATATTATTTATCGCTCCTCCCCTTTATTTTGCTGTCATAGAGAAAAAAATAATCATCTTTCCAACAGAGAGAAATTTTGGGTATTCAAGTTTCGGATCCTCCTCTGTTTTCGTTGTCATTGATCATAGTAAAATGGGAGATATTATAAAGAAGGCTAAAAGCCAATATTTAATCTAGGATAACAAATGCCAACAATATTTAAAAACAATGCTTAATTTGTTCTTGAACCGAAACTCCCTGCTCGATTGCTTAGCGGATTGTCTCGCGTACAATCACGCACGCCCGCTCGCACAGTTTATACGGTCGTTCGCTAGGGTATAGCTTTAAAACACAAAAAAACCGCCTAAAAAAGCTGATTATTAGCTCTTTTAGGCGGTTTTATCGTTGTGCAATTTCACTATTATCCTTTAGTCAAAAGCACTTTATCAATTTTGTGTACGATTCCATTAGATGCTTCAATATTTCCTTGTAGAATATGTGCCCTAATGTTCGTTCCATCTTTTATAACGATTTGATCGCCATCCATCATTGCAGTAAGTTCCTCACCATTTACGGTATTGAATGTGTATTTTCCGCCATTTTCTTTGATGCCATCGGTAAGGTCTTTTGCCAGCACTTTACCCTGAACCACGTGATATTGCAGGATACCGGTAAGCATTTCTTTACTTTCTGGTTTTAAAAGTTCATCCAACTGTCCTTTTTTCAGTTTACTGAAACCATTATCTGTAGGCGCAAATACGGTGTATTCACCTTCTTCCATCATCATGCTATCAAGGCCGGCGGCTTTTAAAGCAGTAACAAGCGTATCCAGATCGCTGCTCGCCATGGCTTTTGACGCAATACTGTTAGCCTTGGCTTTTTCTTCCAGTTCTGCCTGGCGCTGTGTTTCCAGAGCCGCAGCGGCTTCTTCTTCCGCTTTTTGATCCATTTCGGTGGTTTCTACATTCTCTTTTTTATCTTCTTTACAAGAAGTAAGGGTTATCCCCAAGAGCATTACAAGAAGATAGGGCAAGGTTTTAAGAATTTTCATAGGATTGTGTTATGTGTTAAATTCAAATGTATCTCTTAAATGAGGTATTTTCCAGAGCACCTTATTAATCTTTAGTTAAAATATTACCAATCAGTCAATGGGAAACCATTCAGGCACCAATTCATCTTTAATAATTTGGGCTACTGCACCCCAGATCGTACCTTTGCACAAACAACTCGATATTATGAAATTGTTATTGATCACACTCGTATTGCTTGGACTTGCTTTTGCCGGAATTGCCATTAAAATATGGGGCAAAAAAGACGGTAAATTTGCCGGTACCTGCGCGAGCCAGAGTCCATTTCTCAATAAAGATGGTCAGGCCTGTGGGATGTGCGGTAAAATGCCAGACGAAATAGGAACCTGCGACACAAAAAATTAACACCTATATTTTTAGCGTGATAGCACTGGAGCCCGTAGTATTTTACATATGTACGGGCTTTATTTTTATAAATTGCTGTTTTTATGTGTATTTCGGTGGTTTTTGCTTTCGTAAGGCGAAAATTAAAGAATTTCATAAATCAGCGCTACCTCCACTTTCTATACTGGTTTGTGCCCGAAATGAAGCACAAAACCTTGCTGCAAATGTTCCATTTCTACTAAAACAGAAATATCCCGAATTCGAAATTTTGCTCGTCAATGATGGCTCTACTGATGAAACCGCTGCCGTAATTGACGCATTTTCCGCAACCAACCCAAACGTACGCGCACTCCATACAAAAGCAAAAGCGGATACTAGAAGCGGAAAAAAACAGGCACTATCAACCGCAATAGCTGCCGCCCGCCACGAACACCTTCTTTTTATGGATGCAGATTGCCGGCCACGTACCACCCACTGGGCGCAGGAAATGGCACAGGGCTTTGATACCGGAAAACAAATTGTACTGGGATATGGAAGTTATGCGACCGTAAATAATACTTTGCTCAATAAAATTATTCGGTTTGAAACGCTGTTGACGGCCATGCAATATTTTGGCTATGCCAAACGAAAGAATGCATACATGGGCGTGGGCAGAAACCTGGGCTATACCAAAACCTTGTTCTATGCGCAAAATGGTTTTTCTGCCCACAATGATGCGCCGTCAGGTGATGATGATCTTTTTGTTAATGCTGCCGCCACGGTTACTAATGTTTCCTGCGTTTATACAACGCAATCTTTTAGCGTTTCTATGCCAAAAACCACCTGGACCGACTGGTTTTTGCAAAAAAGAAGGCATATTTCGGTGGCAGATCGTTATAAAAAAAGACACCAATTAAGCCTGGGTTTGTTTTATATAAGTCAGTTTTTACCGTATATATTGGTCATTTTCCTGCTATTTTCGCCCGTTTTTAGCCGGATTTCCTTAAGTATTTTACTCGTGCGCTACCTGTTTGTGGGCTTTATAATGTATGCCGGTATGAAGCGGTTTCAAGAAAAGAATTTGATCTATTGGTTTCCAGTACTTGAAATCATCTTGGTGCTGTCACAATTAAGTATCTTTATACTATCTATCACCACCAGAGTCACCCCTTGGAAAAGCAACCAGACATAGCAGAACATATTCAGGATGCCCTTGAGGGCAGGCAGGCTGCTTTTAGCTATCTGCTCACCACTTTTTGGAGCCAGGTTTATGCCTTTCAGCTTAAGCGTACGAAGGATGACTATATTTCCGAAGAAATTACCATACAGACCTTTTCACAGGCATTTTCTCATTTGGGACAATACGATCCTAACCATAAATTCAGCACCTGGTTACTCGCGATCTCAAAAAACATACATATTGACCGCCTGCGGAAAGAAAAAGGGAAACGGCATATAGAAAGTGGTACGAATGCCGAAAATCTCAACCGTATCATTGACGACAGCCCCACCCCGGAAGACGCATTGATCAAAAAACAGCATCACGACGAACTTTCCCATTTTATCAAACAATTGAAACCGCCCTATCAGGAAGTACTGGACCTGCGTTATTTTCAAGATATGAGCTATAAAGAAATGTCAGGTCATTTACGGGAGCCCATGAACAATGTAAAAGTCAGGCTACTGCGGGCGCGACGACTGCTGGCAGATAGCATACAAAAAAAATAGCCGTGACCAGATTTTCCTTTAAACAACTGGGGCCGGGACTTTTATTTGCCGGTGCGGCGATAGGGGTTTCCCATCTTGTACAATCCACAACTGCGGGTGCGCAATATGGATTTGGGCTAATATGGGCATTGCTACTTATCCACCTTATAAAATATCCGTTTTTTCAGTTTGGGCCACGCTACGCTGCAGCGACAGGAAAAAGCCTGCTTGATGCCTACCTTCAGCTTGGAAAAGGCGTACTCTGGTTTTATTTTATATTGAACCTGTTGAGCATGTTCACCATCCAGGCAGCAGTTACCGTAGTTACCGCATCGCTGGCATCATATATTTTTGGTTCAACCATGAGTATATTGGGTTGGTCTGCTGTGATAACCGCAATTTGTACACTATTGCTCATGGTGGGCAGGTATCAATTACTGGATAAAGTCATGAAAATTATCGTGGTTACCCTTACGGTAAGCACGCTGGCTGCAGTGGCCTTTGCTTTTTTTGATACGGAAAAATCAGTTGAACTAAGCCAGATTATTCCATCAGATACCGCAGGAATAGCCTTTCTGATCGCTTTTATGGGTTGGATGCCCGCACCATTGGATATTTCAATCTGGCATTCGCTCTGGTCACTGGAAAAGGCCAAAGAAGAAAAGATTACTGAAAAATCTGCCGTATTTGATTTTAATGTGGGTTATGCCGGGACGATCCTTGTGGGCATTTGCTTTAT
It contains:
- a CDS encoding pyridoxal phosphate-dependent aminotransferase, with translation MPALSQKGQDMPQSPIRKLAPFAEAAEARGTQIYQLNIGQPDIKTPQGALDAVKNANIDILSYSHSAGFLSYREKLAAHYTKQGIELEPNEIIVSTGGSEALLFAMGSITDPGDEVIIPEPFYANYNGFATSSGVNVVPVFSAMEDDFALPPIADFEKLITSKTKAIIICNPGNPTGYLYSHEEIKQLAELVLKHDLFLIADEVYREFVYDGLAHHSILKERSIDNNAIMIDSVSKRFSMCGARIGCLASRNKEFMATAMKFAQARLSPPTLAQIASEAALDTPQSYFDQVIEEYVDRRDTLVAGLKDIPGVKVSVPKGAFYCIAELPIKDAEDFARWLLEDFEKDGKTVMVAPAAGFYSTPGSGLNQVRIAYVLKKEDLVEAIHLLKEALASYKEQHADNA
- the murB gene encoding UDP-N-acetylmuramate dehydrogenase, yielding MQITPDFSLKNHNTFGIDAKAEFFVSVQTVEELTHALNLPGYSQKFILGGGSNMLLKKNIKGLVINLNLKGITVEEEDENHVWLRAAAGENWHEFVMYCVGNNYGGVENLALIPGNVGTSPVQNIGAYGVELKDSFESCEVVDRTTLETRTLSKAACNFGYRDSIFKNEDKGRYIITSVLFKLTKRDHELRTSYGAIQQTLDALGIDEPTLVDIANAVIYIRQQKLPDPKKIGNSGSFFKNPVVARNYLGTIQKNHPDAPFYEMGDDLVKIPAGWLIERAGFKGKRFGQAGVHDRQALVLVNHGGATGDEVWKVALEVQQAVQKEFGILLQPEVNIIE
- a CDS encoding fasciclin domain-containing protein; the encoded protein is MKILKTLPYLLVMLLGITLTSCKEDKKENVETTEMDQKAEEEAAAALETQRQAELEEKAKANSIASKAMASSDLDTLVTALKAAGLDSMMMEEGEYTVFAPTDNGFSKLKKGQLDELLKPESKEMLTGILQYHVVQGKVLAKDLTDGIKENGGKYTFNTVNGEELTAMMDGDQIVIKDGTNIRAHILQGNIEASNGIVHKIDKVLLTKG
- a CDS encoding glycosyltransferase; the encoded protein is MIALEPVVFYICTGFIFINCCFYVYFGGFCFRKAKIKEFHKSALPPLSILVCARNEAQNLAANVPFLLKQKYPEFEILLVNDGSTDETAAVIDAFSATNPNVRALHTKAKADTRSGKKQALSTAIAAARHEHLLFMDADCRPRTTHWAQEMAQGFDTGKQIVLGYGSYATVNNTLLNKIIRFETLLTAMQYFGYAKRKNAYMGVGRNLGYTKTLFYAQNGFSAHNDAPSGDDDLFVNAAATVTNVSCVYTTQSFSVSMPKTTWTDWFLQKRRHISVADRYKKRHQLSLGLFYISQFLPYILVIFLLFSPVFSRISLSILLVRYLFVGFIMYAGMKRFQEKNLIYWFPVLEIILVLSQLSIFILSITTRVTPWKSNQT
- a CDS encoding RNA polymerase sigma factor → MEKQPDIAEHIQDALEGRQAAFSYLLTTFWSQVYAFQLKRTKDDYISEEITIQTFSQAFSHLGQYDPNHKFSTWLLAISKNIHIDRLRKEKGKRHIESGTNAENLNRIIDDSPTPEDALIKKQHHDELSHFIKQLKPPYQEVLDLRYFQDMSYKEMSGHLREPMNNVKVRLLRARRLLADSIQKK
- a CDS encoding Nramp family divalent metal transporter, coding for MTRFSFKQLGPGLLFAGAAIGVSHLVQSTTAGAQYGFGLIWALLLIHLIKYPFFQFGPRYAAATGKSLLDAYLQLGKGVLWFYFILNLLSMFTIQAAVTVVTASLASYIFGSTMSILGWSAVITAICTLLLMVGRYQLLDKVMKIIVVTLTVSTLAAVAFAFFDTEKSVELSQIIPSDTAGIAFLIAFMGWMPAPLDISIWHSLWSLEKAKEEKITEKSAVFDFNVGYAGTILVGICFIGLGALVMYHTGTTFSSSGTGFAKQLIDMYTSSLGSWTFWIIGIAAFTTMFSTTLTTLDASPRAMAKTTELLTGAKIKHMYTLWLALLIIGTLSILAWLSTEMGTLITLATILSFLSAPFYAYANYRAMTSPEIPESARPGKGLRILCFVSMALLIGFCLWYLSTLLS